The window CAGCTTTAACAGACATCAGTAATCAAAGTGAACAAAATGCCTACACTACTCCAAATCCCCCAAGAAAATAAATAGATGGAGCGGAGTTTCCTAACCTTTTCCATATAAGTTCCATAGAAGTGACCAGGATGCAGCCTCACCAAGCAAAAGCTGAGCCTTCTGTCTCATAAGTTTATCCTCTACAACCCGATGTCTTATATCTGATCCATACCTGTAGATAACAGAAAAGGAaatgaacaagaaagaaaaaaactgaagTTGAAGAAGCTTGACGGTCAACCTCTCAGAGCCAGAAGACGTACCTAATTGATTGTGAAACATCCCTGCATGACTCCTCAAGTCTTAATATAAGATCTGGAATGGGCATGAGTCCTGCAGAACCAAGACGTCATAATTACAATAAGAGATAAACTAGACACAAATGAGACTCTAGCAACTAAGTAAAGGGAATCCTATAAGCCCAACGTAAAAATGCAAAGACAAAATAACCAATAAACAGGAACATTGCTTAGTTgagatttttgaaaaaaatgagaACCACACACGCATGCACTAACACACTCAAATATCTGAATATTCATGTATATGTTTAATATATCATACACACCTTGAAGAGCAGAATCAAACAGGGAAGCAAAGAGAGCAAAGGTCGTATCTCCACTCTCGGCCAACTCATCATTCTCAATCTTGCAAGCCTTCAGTGACTGACTTTCAACTCGTCGAAACAAAGCCTCGTCATCACCATCCATAATTCCAGCACTCTCCCTCTTGGAAGCAGAGAGCGGATTCGCAGGTGTCCCTTGGTAAAGATCGGTGTGAAAGTTGTCAACCTCTTCTTTAATGTTTTCAAGAAGCAAGGCTGTGTTTGTTGGACTATGGATGGAATGCCCATCATACAGTAACCGGTTCTCACTGACATTCGGACTCGAGAATTCCTCATGTGGCGATGTAGAGTGTCTCTTCCTGCACATGTACAGAACACGAAAAGTctaaaaccataaaataaaCGAGAGAATCCAAAACCTCAAAAAAGAATTCAACTTTTGCTACAAATAGCCAATGTAGACTGTGCTTTACAATCAAATCACAACCCAATCCATCTAAAAATTCCAAACAATCAAAGCTAATCGAGAATGGTTAACCAAATCGAATAAAGAGTAGTCGGGATCGTTACCCATAACGACGGAACTGATCCCTAACAGTGAGGACCTCGGGGTCGAAGAAGCTAGGAGAAGTGTCCATATCCATCTCCATTTCTTCCCCCCAACGAAATCAAACCTCAAAGTTGCAAAGCTCGAGCGTCGATTAGGGATTTTGCTCGTTAAAATCTAAAACCCTATTAAAATCTCTCCGCCGCCTAGTGGAAGACTTCGCCGGCACCACTACTCGGAACACTCGCACGCGGCTAGATTGATTTAAAGCAAAAAAGCTACTCAAAACGCCGCGTTTCAACTTTGAAGCTCAATTAAAGGGTATAACTGTAATTAACAGGAAACGGAACTATCTCGCGAGCAAAAAGCTGGTCGAAACGCCGCGTTTCGACTTTTAAGCTCGGTGTAAGGGTATAAGTGTAATTAAATAGAAAAACAGGGGCAGATTAAAACGCCGTTTTATAAAACAGCGAGCGAAAGCGGGTTCAAGCTCTCTCTCCAAAGCGTTGTTGTTCTATCCTCTCTGAGCTTCGGAGATGGCGACGATTATCAGGTGTTGCTCCTCCTTCTCCCATACTTCCGACGGCCGACCTCCGCCGCGAGACAGATCTCGAAGTCCAGGTTAGCTCATTGTCTGGATCAGAATTCTAATTCACAGTCTCAGTTGCTTAGTGAGTGATCCTCGTGAGGCATCAGAATCTCAGAGATTGAACATGTTTTTAGCATTTGGGGAACTGTTTGGTTGCTGAGAATATGTTAAGGTGTAGTATAGATAGCATTGGTGTGTAGTAAGTGTGACTTCTTGATTTGAGATCGTTGTTGTTCGAGCTTAGAAAGCAAACGACTTTACTGGTTTTAAATTGTGTTGTTTGCCTTCCTATAAAGTAGTTCAAGCTCGTCGCGTGTGTCGTACTTATTTTGCCATTGCTTTGTTTCAGAGACTGGAAAGTCTATTGGCTACTCTTTAGTCAGAACACCTGGAGCTTATTATCCTATCTCCAAGATTAAACCTTTGTCTACTAATCCCAAGGagcgtgaaagcaagggagtcTTACAAACACCATTAGGCAGTGTAGATGATTTTGACAAGTTATCAGCTTTTGAGGTATGTTGGTTAGTTCCACGATATGTAGCTATGTCCAGCTTAAGAAACATATGAGTTTTCTGTTCTTTGAATACCAACACTGTTTGTTCCTGTTGTTAAGTTTTCAATTGTGATAGTAAAGCCTTTAGACATATAGATGTGGCAGGGAATTGGGAGGGTCAAGTTACCGGTGATGGCATCCCTTCTGATGGGTACACCACTTGAAGCTTTGGCTGCTGAGATGTGTGAGCCTGAGAGCTCCATGTTCAGCATGCCATTTTTGTTGCTTGTTGCTCTTGTTGGAGCCACTGTTGGAGGTAAGTAATGTTGCCCCCTTCCTTCTTGTATGCTTCTATGGACTGTACTCAGTTTGGAATTTTGATGATAACTCTTTTTGTGGTGCGCTGAACCAGGGTTGCTTGCTCGGCAGAGGAAAGGGGAGTTACAGAGGTTAAACGAACAACTACGTCAGATCAACGCAGCTCTCAGGAGACAAGCGAAAATCGAGTCTTACGCACCAGGCTTAAGTTACGCACCAGCAGGAGCTAGAATCCCAGAGAATGAGATCATTGTGGAGCCAAAGAAACATGAGTTGATCTCCAAGTTGAAAACAGgaaagacctttctgaggaATCAAGAGCCAGAGAAAGCTTTTGAAGAGTTCAAGACAGCTTTGGAACTTGCACAGAATCTCAGAGACCCCGTCGAAGAAAAGAAGGCTGCCAGAGGCTTAGGCGCTTCGCTGCAACGCCAAGGGAAGTACAGAGATGCCATACAGTATCACAACATGGTGCTTGCCATCTCGAAGAGGGAAGGGGAAGATTCTGGAAGCACTGAAGCGTATGGAGCTATCGCAGATTGTTACACTGAGCTAGGAGATCTCGAGAAAGCCGGGAAGTATTATGACACCTACATTGCTCGGTTAGAGACGGACTGATTTCATCCGCATTGTCTTTTTGTATGTTTGTTGTGTTCATgtcaaaatcatataaaatggATATCTGAATCCCTTTTATTGAATGTAATTTGGTTTGTCTTACAATCCATAGCTAAGCCTACAACTGAAGATAAAATTTTCTATAGATAACTTAAGTGAGAGAAGACAGACACACAAACAAGCAAGCTctggagcaaaaaaaaaaaaagcaaagaaaCTTGAGAGTTGAGACAGCCAGACAGGTGACATCGGCGCCACAGCCTCGGGCCCAAGCCCAAATTAAAACGACGCCGTTGAACCCGTGAATAATTAAGGGACCATTTTTCTGACGAACATATTATGCGGGTCCCAGACGTGTAATAATGTGTTAGTCCGGTCTTGTGGCTGATTTCTAAGTTCATGGACCCGATTAATATAATTGATAAAAgatatcttatattttataattattttgttaataGTTATGTGAGATCTATCAATTTTTGAAATGAAATTACCAGTTTGTTTTGATTCTGGTTTAACTTGTTTTGAAACATTTAATAACCTAAATGCTAAGAATAGATACATATGCGAGttgtattctttttcttttagttaAGCAGGTATGGTCCACCAACCACATCTCGGTATCAGGTTTGACAATGAACATGTATTTTAGCTGGTTTTCGACTAttcaaaaacatattaaaagaagGGGAAAATAGCATTTCCATTATaataatttggaaaaaaattctCGCCAAATTAGTACGTTCTTATCCACAGGTAATTTGATTAcaaaaaatgtcaaaatataatattgatgtCCTTGCCAACACTGTCCAACCACGTCATAGTACTTTCAACTttggaagaaaacaaaaacaaaaattataaataatgaaattctGATTCCTGAATTTATTAGCACGGAAACTAATACactaatttgttttctaatattttttgaacggctacattgatttgttttttttttcaaaataaattatttcacaaattttcttttacttATGATTAAGATAAGGAATTCAAAAAGAAAGTTTCCAAAATTACTGGATTCAAATAATAACCCCACTACAAATCAAAAGATCATAATAAGACATGATTGGACTATCAACATGTGTCTCTTTTAAAAGAAAGTGGGGGCTTTTTTAGTTTAGGCATAATAGCATTTATTACAAGATTTTCACCAGTTAAGAAGCTTGTCGgaaagttataaaaaatttccGGGAAATTGCACCGCCGGCGAGTAATTCGGAAAGTTACACGAGCAGAAAGTTGAAAAGTCCCAAAAAGACTATTTttccacacacacaaaaaaaaaaaacaatactacAATACAAAAAACAGACAGCTTGTTGCTTTATTACAAGAAGACTTCTTCAGATGAACAAaacgatatttattttattaaaaaaataataatagctAGAGTTTGGTTTCTTACAAGTATCTCCTTGAGGCGTATCTGAATCCGAAAAGAGGTGAATGATTCTTATTAGTTAGGATTCAACTCTTAGCTGTTTCTCTCTTTCTGttggtttgatttttttgcTCTCTGATTGATTTTTCAGATGGAATCACCGGAGAACAGTGTTGGTTTCGATTCCGACGGCTCGTTAGAGACGGCGGAGAGGATAATACTCCGATGGGACTCAACAGCTTCCGAAGAAGCGAGAGGGAAGATGATATTCCAAAGCGATCGTGACGAAGTAGATCGGTTCTTGAGAGCCGTAGATGAAATCCAACGGTCCGTGTCAtctctctccttctcctctCCTCCTTCCTTTTCCTCCGCCGCCACCGATGACCAAGAAGTCAAAGCCAACTCAGCTCTCCAAATCGCGATGGCTAGGCTCGAGGAAGAGTTCCGCAACATCCTCCTCTCCCAAACATCAGTCTTCGAGCCTGACTCTCTCTTCCTCGAGGAGGAGTCATCAGTCTCCTGCGAAGACAGCACTGATGCTCCCCccgaagaagaacaagaaggtTCCGATTCCAATTCCGGTTCAAGCCGGTTAACGCGTAGGAGAAGCAGTTACAGATCTACAAGCAGCATACGCGAGATGGATCTCATCTCCCCCGAAGCAGTTTCCGACTTGAGATCGATCGTTCAGAGAATGGTCGCCGCCGGCTACTCCCGCGAATGCATCCAGGTGTACGGAAACGTCCGCAAATCCGCAATGGATACGATCCTCAAGCAGCTAGGGATCGTCAAGATCAGCATCGGAGACGTGCAGAAGCTCGAGTGGGAAGTGGTGGAAGGAAAAATCAGAAAGTGGATCCGCGCGGCGAAGGTCTGCGTGAGGATCGTCTTCTCAAGCGAGAAGAGACTCTGTTCCGACCTCTTCGACGAACCGATGGATGCCACGTGTTTCATGGAGACGGTGAAAACGTCCGCTCTACGCCTCTTTACTTTCCCCGAAGCGATAAGCATCAGCAGAAGATCGCCCGAGAAGCTTTTCAAGATTCTCGATCTGCACGATGCTATGGGTGACATGATGCCCGACATCGAAGCGATTTTCGACTCGGATGATGATTCGTCATCATCGCGAGCCGTCTACCTCCAAGCTGGGGAGATTCAGACCAGGCTCGCGGAGGCGGCGAGAGGGATACTCTCGGAGTTCGAAAACGCCGTCCTCCGCGAGCCGTCTGTAGTCCCCGTCCCTGGAGGGACTATTCATCCTCTGACGAGGTATGTAATGAACTACATCAGCTTGATATCCGATTACAAGCAGACTCTCAACAACCTCATCGTGTCGGATCCGTCAACCGGATCCGATCCCAACCCCAACGCGCCGGTGATTGACTTCACCGAGCTGGACGGTAAGTCACCGTTGGCGTTGCATCTGATCTGGCTGATCATGGTGCTGCATTTCAACTTGGAGGAGAAGTCGCACCACTACAGAGACGCGTCCCTAGCTCACATCTTCATCATGAACAACATTCACTACATAGTCCAGAAGGTGAAAGGATCCCCGGAGCTGAGGGAGATGATAGGAGACCATTATTTGAGGAAACTCACGGGGATATTCAGGCACGCGGCGACTAACTACCAGAGATCGACGTGGGTCAGAGTGCTGAATAGCTTGAGAGACGAAGGGTTGCACGTGAGTGGGAGTTTCTCGTCTGGTGTTTCGAGGAGCGCGTTGAGAGAGAGGTTTAAAGCGTTTAATGCAATGTTGGAAGATGTTCATAGGACTCAGTCTACGTGGTCGGTTCCGGATGCGCAGCTTAGAGAGGAGCTGAGGATATCTTTGTCTGAGCATTTGATCCCGGCGTATAGATCGTTTCTTGGGAGGTTTAGGGGGAATATAGAGAGTGGGAGACATCCTGAGAACTACTTGAAGTATTCGGTCGAAGATATTGACAGGATCGTTCTTGATTTCTTTGAAGGGTATGCACACCCGCCAAACTTGAGGAGACGATGATGAAAGAAGAAGATATGGAGAGGTTTactttctctcttttgttttgttttgttttggttcttTTGGTTCTCAGCCATGTTAGGATGTTGTTGTAGGATAGAGCCattctttgaatttttattCACGGGTTAGTTCCCTATTGTGCCCGATGGAATAATCTTCAGGTAAACATACAtctgtgttgttgttgttttgtgtCATATGTATACTCTTCTTTTGATCAATCTACGTTGTTGTTTGTGTACTTTTTTGCTATAGCCAACGAGACCATGTCTGAACAAGGGCCTTTGTTTGCAAAGTGTTAGCCAACGGCCAGAGCTTTTCTTCAGAAGTTCACTAAAGAAAAGACTTTGGGCATTGTCAACCAAATTGCAATATTAGGAAAAGACttgtgaaatttttttttaataaaaaggtaaaatagATCCCAAGACGAGAGATTACACGCATATTATTTTTGTCATATTACtttcaaaatgaaaaaagaGACCTACTTTCACACACCAAGAATGCTCTTCATAAAACTTGTGAGCCAAAGAAGAGCATCAAGGCAAGAATGAATAGGGTTAATCGAAGTCAAGAAACTCCATTCTCTTCCTCATTGTTCCTCTCAGCTCACTCGCTTCCCTCTCCACTTTTTGCGCCTACACCAGAACACACAGTCCCCAGAATCAAATCATCAGCAACATTAGCAAGTTAATCAGTTTGTTACTTATACGTGGGAAGTTATAATATCTAATGTGATGACTAACCCTTTTAATCTCTGTCTCTGATACGCGGATCATATTTGGAGGAAGCTCTTCTCTCTCGGTGTCCTATAAAACACATGGTTTTAACCCCAAATAAGTAACTGGAGATACTACAAAGTTAAATAACCAACAAGACGTGGAGAGGAGTCTAACCAGGTCACCAATGAGAACAACATTCTCTCCACGGATTACATAGAGGCCTAGAGGAATGTCGCAGTATTGCTCACCAACAATCACCCTCTCGCAAGCACCTTCTAGAACCGCATTGGCTGTAAATTGATACCAAATAAACATGCTAGCtataagtctctctctctctaacacTAGTAAGACTATCATAACTGCAgaagaatgaaaaagaaaaagtgaaTACCAAATTGATCAAATGAACGGAGGGTTCCCATTAGCTTTCTACCATCCCTAAGGAGCACAAGAATCTTTCCTACACCATCAAGAGCAGAGGCCAACATCCATAAGTAACGGATGCACAAATGATTTACATTCAAAAGCAAATAACTCCAAATTAGATATTCAGAATAAACCACCATACCCCCCCCCAAAAAATCTACAAACTGAAAGACTAAACTCGAATATAAATGCTTAAGCTTAAGAGtgaatcaaattcaaaacagGTTAAATTATATACTTCTAAAGTTGAATCATCAATGAACAATCTGAATTGACCTAAGAGGAGATAAGACAACACAAACACTGAACTGACCCAACTTTGAATAATGCGGCAGAAATTAACTAGACTAGTTAACAGTAATAAGAAGTCAAAACCGAACACAAACACTGAGTTGTTTGGAAGATAAACCTCTCAGGTGCATTAAGAGCCTTGAGTACACATACAAAACATAAAGTTCTGTAAatcagagaggaagagagaaaagaTTACTGTCGAGATAACTAGCGAGTGAAGTTGAAAGGTAAATATCTTCAGGACCAGCCCACGACATCGTCACTGACTCTAACCGCTCGAAACTGAAGTAAAAGGTTTGGTCTTTCTATAAAAACACAAACGATTCAATGTTCTCAGATCCCAGCTGAGGAGATAGGATCGTCTAATCGAACGGAGGAGGAGGAAAGAAAAATCGAGATTAGGGTTTTTTGAGTGAGCAAAGGGTAAAATTAAGGAAAGCGATAGAAAGATCGGGACTTTCTACGATAGATCGGAACACGGAGAAGGgtttgtcaaaaaaatataaaacccaGATCCGATCGCACTTTGATGAGAGAAGATAGGTGGAGAAGGTAATAGGAAGGCGATCAAGTCGACCACTGGTTCTTAAATATTCATTATTTATCCTTTTATTCAGCTAGGGTAAAGAtgtcaaagattttttttttttttgaacaaagtgTCAAAGATTTTATAACTGGATTAATagataacaaaaacaaatacttCTAATAGTTTATAAGTCAATTTTctcaaataactatttttaagtttttttatcacaaacataatttttgatgaAGAAAATGATCAGTATAGCccgttttattttaaaaaatttaatatttattttttatatttaaatttttgaaatcatgTCCTCAAAATTTCACTCCTTAACTCTAAGCTTAAGTCTAGATAAGTTAATCCTACggtaaaaatttaagaaaatttagTCTGAGAGCTATTTTgtcaaaataaactaaaaagaacTATCATATGAAATTTCTCTAGTttaaaactcttataaatagtttatagctcttataaatagtttttaagtCCTTATAATAATTTGGAGCTtgtatttttttgaacaccTTGGAGCTTGTATATATGATCTAAAgatcttataaataatatttcctCTTTTAAAAacacttattttttatttttgaacttttacaattcattttatatttaagaaatgATTAATAAAgctttctaaataattatatatgtctTAAAAATCTCTTAGatagtttttaataatatttatctaattatacaagatttcataaattatttacaaataattAGTTATAAAATCTCTTCACTATAATATCTTACATGTTTTCGTTTAAAACAGACAATATTATAGACGGAAATGATATATATTAATAGTATGtaagttaaatatatttttgtaatagaatattagttgaattttttttttcctaattcaaaaatagttgatgaatttaattactcaaaatcttttcaaatttgaaatctatactattaaatcaAAATCTTTAATAGGATTATGTCTTTGATTTTCTAACTTATTTACAATTAGCATGTTATTGTCTTTTCTGatttcttataaataaattcaGCCAGATTATAtaaaaccaatcaaattaaGTCAGTTTATAACCAACCAATCAAATTGCATCACCATTTAAACAATAATCTAACTTAAAAATGGCTTTGTATCGTAACCAACTTGCCTAACAATCCAATGCTTCGAATGGTAAAAGCAGTTTAAGCAAAACATGTAGATCAAGCAGATCAAGTGGATTATGTGGAAAAAAAGTAGATCAAGCATATCAAACCATTTATTACAATCATTATAGCTAGTTTAGCTGTAAGTAATTTTGatacaattttatatcattgttaaaaaatctaaaatgatataaataaaatttgtttttttaaatgatataaaatatgactaaaaccaatttatttatatagatattagaaaatattatgaattttctatgatttttaaaaCTCGAATTTAAGAAAACTGGATAATAATATCGAACCAGGTCATGATTTTAGCGAGTTTTATCGGTTTTTGACCGAATTTACCGGTTTAtcttaaatatgattttaacaCAACCCAAAACCAGTTAGAAAAACGTGTCACAATCCGACCGGTTTGATCCACTATTCCACCGGTCCAATTTCCAAAACACTGATTACAATTTATATTGACAAAagcaatttaaaaataaatgatattattaataataaaaattacaataaatacattatatgTTGATACAATACATACATGACAATAAATATCTCACTAAAGTTACgtaactatattttaaaaactaaaatatgaaaatattagtatttaacCAATTATGTCTATAtgccatttatatatatatatatatatatatttacataattcAAAACACACAcatcatattttaatatttatatttaaataacaaccaaaatatttataaaaccatTTACTTTTAGAAGTATTTCATTACATTgttaaatatatagttaatatttattttttgaacagGGCCTTGTTATAATTTGAAACGGTAAATGACTAGTActtacaaatatattaaaaaatcatatatatatatataaatatatatatatatatatatatatatatatatatatatatatatatatatatatatatataataaatatatatatatatatactatacaaGGATGCTATTTTCAATGCTTACCAAATCATTCctcaaatcaaataaattaagtCACAAAATGTATATCTTTATGGCCTAGTCAGGATTATCATTTGCGTCATTGCTGCTAGTCATCATTAACGATTATAGTAATCCCTTTTTTAGTATCAACTCAAAAGTCAAGAAATTCAATTTTATGAAAATGGAAAGAATGCCACGTATTTGGGGTCAAATATATCCGACAcctttgttttgaattttgattggATCACCATTCTCATTTTCGTGCTTCCCCATCTTCTCTCGCCAACCTCCAGAATCTGTGTTCTTCACGACGATATTACAAATCTCCCGATCTCTCAATTCATCTCGCTGAACACCTGATTCTCCAATCACGCTGCAACCCAATCAATAGGGTTTCTCAAAATCTCAATTTTCGTATCTTGTTTGTTTGCAAACCCCTAAGCCCCTTTTCTTGTTCAGCCAAGGTTCTTGGGTTCATGGTTGTTTGATAACAACACGTTTTGAAGATGAGTGCTGTGCATTTTCTTTTTAGCTCCAAAAACCCTAAGTTTCGAGGGATTTTCAACGGACTCTGCGCTTTGATTCtattcgtcttcttcttcgatcGGAGCGAAATTCTCAACAACCCTTTGTTAAAGAAAGCATCTTTCGTCTCCAAAGGTAAACTCAACACCAATGGTTTCACCCATTATCGACACATGATCGAAGAAGATGTTTCCAAGTTTGGCAATGAAAGCTTCAGCAGCACTAGTACTGTCTTATGCTCGGGTTTACATAACCACATCGGTTACGCTGACCAATGCGACTTCTTAAGAGCGAACCCGAGCTGCTCACCTGATGGGTTCTTTGACTACCTTACCTTCTTTTACTGCTCCTGCAGAGACTTCAAGATCTTGGGCTACATGATCCTCGGCGTTTGGCTCGTTGCCTTGTTTTATCTCTTGGGTAACACCGCTGCTGATTACTTTTGTTGCTCCCTTGAGAAGCTCTCTAAGCTTCTGAGGCTGCCTCCTACTCTTGCCGGCGTTACTCTGCTTCCTCTCGGGAACGGGGCGCCGGATGTGTTTGCGAGTATAGCTGCTTTCGTTGGTTCGGATAAAGGAGAAGTTGGTCTTAACAGCGTCCTTGGCGGTGCTGTGTTTGTCACTTCCGTTGTTGTTGGGATTGTTTCGCTTTGCGTTGCGGATATGGAGGTGAAGCTTGATAAGAAGTGCTTTATTAGAGACTTGAGTTTCTTCCTTTTCTCGCTTGTGTCTCTGATGGTGATTCTGATGGTTGGGGAGGTGACGGTGCGGATTGCTGTCGCGTTTGTTTCGATTTATGTTGTTTATGCTTTCCTTGTGGCGGCGAATGTGATTCTGAGAAAGCATGCTAAGAGGTTTAAGATAGAGGCTATTACTCCTTTGTTACCTATGCAAGGGAGTGTTTTTTCGCCGAGTGTTGGAGAGGATGTTCCGATTCATAGCCCCTTGATTGAGAGTGACTCTGAGGATGGTCCGCCTCGGCTGCTGAACTCTCTTCCTCAGTGGATGTGGGCTTCTAATGTGGCTATCTATTCAAACCATTTCGCGAGAGGTAGTAGCGTGCAAGATGATGACAGACCACCTTGGGGATGGATTGAAGACGGTGCGGAAGTTGAGAGCTCTTTGTGTAATAAATTCTCTTCTTTGTTGGAGATCCCACTGACGGTTCCGAGGAAGTTAACGATTCCATCGGTGGAGGAAGATACATGGTCGAAGACATACGCTGTGGCCAGCGTTACGTTAGCGCCTCTGCTTCTGGCGTCTCTATGGAGTAGCCAAGAGAATGTGAGTCCACAAGCTTGTGGTGTGGCCTACTTTATCAGCATAGCTATTGGCTCTGCTCTTGGGTTTTTTGCTTACAAAAACACAGAACCGGATCACCCGCCTAGAAGATTCTTGATCCCTTGGGTGCTCGGTGGGTTTATTATGAGCATCGTATGGTTCTACATGATTGCAAACGAGCTTGTTGCGCTTCTAGTAACATTCGGTGAGATCTACGGTATCAACCCGTCGATACTTGCGTTAACAGTACTCGCTTGGGGAAACTCAATGGGTGACTTAGTGTCAAACATCGCATTGTCGATGAACGGTGGGGATGGTGTACAAATCGCTCTTTCGGGATGCTACGCAGGTCCAATGTTCAACACACTGGTCGGACTCGGTATGTCAATGCTTCTTGGCGCATGGTCTAAAAGTCCTGACACATACATGGTCCCGGAAGACAAAAGCTTGTTCTACACACTTGGGTTTCTAGTACTCGGTTTGGTTTGGGCTATGGTGATGCTTCCGCGCAACAACATGCAACCTAACAAAACCTTAGGTATTGGACTCATTGCTCTGTATCTGATATTCGTCACTTTCAGGCTCAGCTGCGCCATGGGATTTATACCATGGGCTGCTTAGAAGCTTATATGTAACAATGCTTCTACCTTAACCAAAACAACTAATCAGAGGCTGTTATTGTTTGTAATATCAAAAACTTGTAATGATGAGCTTTCATAGTTTGGTTTCTTATCGGGTTGTTGTTGTTATCATACCTGCCACTTTTTTTATAACCTCAAGATTCTTATCCTCGTGTATCATGTGTCGTGTGACCCACGTCTCTGACGTGGCATCTAGACGAAACATAAGATCCAGAAGCTCAGAGAAAGCAATAAATACATCACTAACGAATCATCGTCCATTGTTATGGCtaagctctctctctcctctgtctTCTTCGTTTTCCCtctcttcctctgtttcttctcGTCGTTATCTTCTTGGGATGGGTTAGAATCATACATCGTTCATGTGCAGAGTTCTCATAAGCCTTCTCTCTTCTCCTCCCACGACCATTGGCACAACTCTCTCCTCCGCTCTCTACCGTCCTCTCCACAACCGGCGACGCTCTTATACTCTTACTCACGCGCCGTTCAAGGCTTCTCCGCTCGTCTCTCACCTAC is drawn from Brassica rapa cultivar Chiifu-401-42 chromosome A05, CAAS_Brap_v3.01, whole genome shotgun sequence and contains these coding sequences:
- the LOC103870070 gene encoding cation/calcium exchanger 3, which translates into the protein MSAVHFLFSSKNPKFRGIFNGLCALILFVFFFDRSEILNNPLLKKASFVSKGKLNTNGFTHYRHMIEEDVSKFGNESFSSTSTVLCSGLHNHIGYADQCDFLRANPSCSPDGFFDYLTFFYCSCRDFKILGYMILGVWLVALFYLLGNTAADYFCCSLEKLSKLLRLPPTLAGVTLLPLGNGAPDVFASIAAFVGSDKGEVGLNSVLGGAVFVTSVVVGIVSLCVADMEVKLDKKCFIRDLSFFLFSLVSLMVILMVGEVTVRIAVAFVSIYVVYAFLVAANVILRKHAKRFKIEAITPLLPMQGSVFSPSVGEDVPIHSPLIESDSEDGPPRLLNSLPQWMWASNVAIYSNHFARGSSVQDDDRPPWGWIEDGAEVESSLCNKFSSLLEIPLTVPRKLTIPSVEEDTWSKTYAVASVTLAPLLLASLWSSQENVSPQACGVAYFISIAIGSALGFFAYKNTEPDHPPRRFLIPWVLGGFIMSIVWFYMIANELVALLVTFGEIYGINPSILALTVLAWGNSMGDLVSNIALSMNGGDGVQIALSGCYAGPMFNTLVGLGMSMLLGAWSKSPDTYMVPEDKSLFYTLGFLVLGLVWAMVMLPRNNMQPNKTLGIGLIALYLIFVTFRLSCAMGFIPWAA